Proteins from a genomic interval of Plasmodium berghei ANKA genome assembly, chromosome: 6:
- a CDS encoding phosphoinositide-binding protein, putative, translating into MEEHSYYEFRDNLIINIIRTNDVNKPFYSYTEYILEFKVLNNQKILKKRFSDFVAFYEKLKDELYTKFNENLEKVAVIPTKKVFGRLNYNFVEERRQKLELFLRNITKYKKVYLCDNFYVFLSLDNITKYLYKLLCTEIDDVICIENLLKQINYILFMSRNNTLRSAECDIINFLFYLKNNLKLNNDVKFFILNIFLHHLTYTKNSENLLNVPLMKFSFEVIYDNLKGKQINEILLKTASEIILRIADKKNEVFLEYLKIYNFKEICSIFNIINKKKEKEKKKKQKKKQKKKQKKINTLKIDSISCNIYILISLLLLSSIHIPEIQDFFSVKYNNTNKGIQILGYMYESLNINIQIICCIILSLLIINKKIIDEDTINKTKMSILLIQNEIQNIKNVDYQLIEIICSKKNITILNSILEHLLQNKEIEYNLMLDNNEYLEKYLINDNPFEKDLFYEKKIENADFSNNDIILQFILYIINIGISEYFLLKKNNKYIMKNKLLKMKIRRKEIEREKKLLKNIKKKNGKNNSKVKTQKDMSVFIDDSNFSDGNDHETKYKNTNIYSKKKENNIEKKEDIYTNYDIESVDNSYENVSEVSKNESELSIRKKKKKKNNNNKGQYTSSESTNSEQNDSSYYSASNNNISRKNITTNNKDKDSALKNKNNNESDFKNKFEQNEMKFSESSHISELYSFTSDYDSENNSSGEQEYKNGEEKGEEYNCNKDSFVFDNLDEFKKIIYDDEFSIESGSLKDDIENGENSESSTIDSANENEEGKSNKDKVYKIKEKIKLLKENRKKFTRKIRRINEQIILILCNENMISNIYKCAYINNYKIKIYACIILCYIQNIRELITNKHLQNKYIKNKTNVKGNDKRILAITNIGEKFSDDEYVIQKEISEVNDNVEKYKNNEMNNCGNIENGQAEEINITDNSMRDPYYKKNYESDINGKVEMPAPDSMIIKKNNKYFICSVEQDYYNYIYKFHIINTLLYYLFNDACFYEHIFYGVKTFIDNQSNIMNLNYFKIKNMDFSNINFGSIYRGNNENKKGNNKKKNKKLKNKMKNYNKRDKQSDSTSSYYNDENDKEKNTITNKSKTNKIKNMDGVESISSLNTSYSDKEKKMCKNFDKKNPIEDEEAYTIESAFPDKNNNEINYEGNINSLQNQIVPYTDSKIYNHINNVFNYVDNLKKLGYLNNIIVNLYMVISNKLKKINFEFLFRIIRNKFEEKRKTIKSINKLKKKYEHVNIVYNDYIQLQYEYNKCMNIGDKLYEEFEEIEKRRKKLMKNHKTMHSNVSRYRKDLIKIEKIIEETPYIKNCLNEKLNKIKTNILMYKKDKKKLSLFIILHKIYLDNYNYAYSKLKNMDTFIENLELLGNEFEKNMNLILNEFTYLISNDLILVNLLKDKLNITINCENISLLLKKEKFMNSINYKICNENSLHIVNKDVSFLENQDIYYLINLSNTNSSSNNNSFINEYKNNYINTKYEGNNNILEQNNWEYSECTLNSRNHNKINSCNDNESINETHKWNSKNNLHTNKYMKNTNNDFTDQTEAFSSYMDEHNYVEYQYQNQNNNISDNVNLRTTTKKCENQSELVNNLEKDENILIEENIDDDHHISEYYEQTGKNNLASQYEEYYDNEKGKDEMIERIGEGTENNDNFYGNINFDDVATSSDDDNNEIKNKINEFNNFKNIGIYGIPPEDIKINNDKISPKLFYEILEILKRRRTHIEKMTSPENNHIYKNIHKFNNFLNKCAQKIEICRKFYSKITQKLSTMGTFSMVKKSESIYKFIREWDDKIEALNEEIKLIEVEKNNKEKEIAIQQKKIEKKENEKEEKKEELGMIVAEMYKHNNKLKKMYKRDEKIILLILYNSWFFYHYIYIIYLNAIKLKNYLAYKVSIGEMCQVSANYTIMNINSFSELINEHDY; encoded by the exons ATGGAAGAACATTCATATTACGAGTTTAGGGATAAcctaattataaatattatcagAACGAATGATGTCAATAAACCATTTTACAGCTATACG GAATACATTCTCGAGTTTAAAGTTCTGAACAATCagaaaattttgaaaaaaaggTTTTCAGATTTCGTAGCTTTTTATGAGAAACTAAAAGATGAgttatatacaaaatttaatgaGAATTTAGAAAAG GTTGCTGTTATTCCAACAAAGAAAGTTTTTGGTAGATTAAACTACAATTTTGTTGAAGA AAGAAGACAAAAGCTTGAATTGTTTTTAAGAAACATTACAAAATACAAGAAAGTATATTTGTgtgataatttttatgtgtttttatctttagataatattacaaaataCCTTTATAAGTTATTGTGTACAGAAATTGATGATGTTATATGCATTGAAAATTTGCtgaaacaaataaattatattctaTTCATGTCAAGAAACAATACGCTTAGAAGCGCAGAATGcgatataataaattttctattttatcttaagaataatttaaaattaaataatgatgtaaaattttttattttaaatattttcctCCACCATTTAACATATACAAAAAACTCAGAAAATTTATTGAATGTTCCGCTGATGAAGTTTTCTTTTGAGGTTATTTACGATAATTTGAAAG GTAAACAAATCAATGAGATATTACTAAAGACCGCTTCAGAGATTATCCTTAGAATCGcggataaaaaaaatgaagtaTTTTTAGAGtatctaaaaatatacaatttcAAAGAAATTTGttccatttttaatattataaataagaaaaaggaaaaagaaaaaaaaaaaaaacagaaaaaaaaacagaaaaaaaaacaaaaaaaaataaatacactTAAAATAGATAGTATAtcatgtaatatatatatactaatttctttactattattatcatctaTACATATACCAGAAATTCaagattttttttctgtaaaatataataatacaaataaaggCATACAAATTTTAGGGTATATGTATGAAAgcttaaatataaatatacaaatcATATGTTGTATAATACTTTCcctattaattataaataaaaaaataatagatgaagatacaataaataaaacaaaaatgtcaatattgttaatacaaaatgaaattcaaaacataaaaaacgTAGACTACCAATTAATCGAAATAATATgtagtaaaaaaaacataactATATTAAATAGTATTTTAGAACATTTATTgcaaaataaagaaatagaaTATAACTTAATGTTAGAcaataatgaatatttagaaaaatatttaatcaATGATAACCCATTTGAAAAggatttattttatgaaaagaaaatagaaaatgCAGATTTTAGTAATAACgatataatattacaatttattttatatattataaatataggaATCagtgaatattttttattaaaaaaaaataataaatatattatgaaaaataagttgcttaaaatgaaaataagaagaaaagaaatagagagggaaaaaaaattattaaaaaatataaaaaaaaaaaatggaaaaaataattctaaaGTTAAAACACAAAAAGATATGTCTGTATTTATTGATGATTCAAACTTTAGTGATGGAAATGATCATGAAactaaatataaaaatacaaatatatattctaagaaaaaagaaaataatattgaaaagaAAGAAGATATATACACAAATTATGATATTGAAAGTGTTGATAATAGTTATGAAAATGTTAGCGAAGTAAGCAAAAATGAAAGTGAGCTCTCAATtcggaaaaaaaaaaaaaaaaaaaataataataataaaggaCAATATACTTCTTCTGAATCTACAAATTCTGAACAAAATGATAGTTCTTATTATTCTGCTTCTAACAACAATATTAGTCGTAAAAACATAacaacaaataataaagataagGATAGtgctttaaaaaataaaaataataatgaatctgattttaaaaataaatttgagCAAAACGAGATGAAATTCTCAGAAAGTTCGCATATTTCCgaattatattcatttactAGTGACTACGACAGTGAAAACAATAGTAGTGGCGAACAAGAATACAAGAATGGAGAAGAAAAGGGTGAAGAATATAATTGTAATAAAGATTCATTTGTTTTTGATAATCTTGACGAGtttaagaaaattatatatgacGATGAATTTAGCATAGAATCGGGAAGCCTAAAAGATGATATTGAAAATGGGGAAAATAGCGAATCGTCTACTATTGATAGTGCAAACGAAAATGAAGAAGGGAAATCGAATAAAGataaagtatataaaattaaagaaaaaataaaattattaaaagaaaatagaaaaaaatttacaagAAAAATAAGAAGAATAAATGagcaaataatattaatattatgtaatgaaaatatgataagtaatatatataaatgtgcttatataaataattataaaataaaaatatatgcttGTATAATTCTATgttatattcaaaatatcaGAGAATTAATTACAAACAAacatttacaaaataagtatattaaaaataaaacaaatgtGAAAGGAAATGATAAAAGAATATTAGCTATTACTAATATTGGAGAAAAATTTAGCGACGATGAATATGTAATTCAGAAGGAAATATCTGAAGTTAATGATAATGTtgaaaaatacaaaaataatgaaatgaataattgtggaaatatagaaaatggACAAGctgaagaaataaatataacagATAATAGTATGCGTGAtccatattataaaaaaaattatgaatcAGACATAAATGGAAAAGTAGAAATGCCAGCTCCAGATtcaatgataataaaaaaaaataataaatattttatatgcagTGTTGAACAggattattataattacatatataagtttcatattattaacacattattatattatttatttaatgatGCTTGTTTTTATGAACACATATTTTATGGTGTGAAAACATTTATTGATAATCAATCTAATATTATGAATCttaactattttaaaataaaaaatatggatttttcaaatataaattttggTTCCATATATAGAggaaataatgaaaataagaaggggaataataaaaaaaaaaataaaaaattaaaaaataaaatgaaaaattataataaacgAGATAAACAATCCGATTCCACAAGTTCCTATtataatgatgaaaatgataaagaaaaaaatacaattacaaataaatcaaaaacaaacaaaattaaaaatatggatgGAGTAGAATCTATTAGTAGTTTAAACACTAGTTATAgtgataaagaaaaaaaaatgtgtaaaaattttgacaaaaaaaatccaATAGAAGATGAAGAAGCATATACAATAGAATCAGCATTTCCcgacaaaaataataatgaaataaattatgaaggaaatataaattcacTACAAAATCAAATTGTACCATATACAGAttctaaaatatataatcatataaataatgtttttaattatgtAGACAATTTGAAAAAACTTGGATATCTTAACAACATTAttgttaatttatatatggttattagtaataaattaaaaaaaataaactttgaatttttatttagaattataagaaataaattcgaagaaaaaagaaaaacaattaaaagtataaataaacttaaaaaaaaatacgaacatgttaatattgtttataatgattatatacaactacaatatgaatataataaatgtatgAATATTGGagataaattatatgaagaATTTGAAGAAATCGAAAAAAgacgaaaaaaattaatgaaaaatcaTAAAACTATGCATTCTAATGTAAGCCGTTATAGAAAAGACCttattaaaattgaaaaaataattgaagAAACaccatatattaaaaattgtttaaatgaaaaattaaataaaattaaaacaaatatattaatgtataaaaaagataaaaaaaaattatcactttttataatattacataaaatatatttagataattataattatgcatatagtaaattaaaaaacatggatacatttatagaaaatttaGAATTGTTAGGAAAtgaatttgaaaaaaatatgaatttaatattaaatgaattcacttatttaatttcaaatgatttaattcttgtaaatttattaaaagataaacttaatataacaataaattgtgaaaatatatctctacttttaaaaaaagaaaaatttatgaatagcattaattataaaatatgtaacgAAAATAGTCTTCACATTGTAAATAAAGATGTTTCTTTTCTTGAAAATCaagatatttattatttaataaatttatcaaataCTAATAGTAGctcaaataataatagttttattaatgaatataaaaataattatattaatacaaaatatgaaggaaataataatatattggaacaaaataattggGAATATTCTGAATGTACATTAAATTCACGAaatcataataaaataaatagttGTAATGATAATGAAAGTATTAATGAAACACATAAATggaattcaaaaaataatttacacacaaataaatatatgaaaaatacaaataatgaTTTTACTGATCAAACTGAAGCATTTAGTAGCTATATGGATGAACATAATTATGTTGAATATCAATAtcaaaatcaaaataataatatttcagaTAATGTAAATCTAAGAACAACTActaaaaaatgtgaaaatcAATCTGAATTAGTAAACAATTTAGAgaaagatgaaaatattttaattgaagaaaatattgatGATGATCATCATATATCAGAATATTATGAACAGacaggaaaaaataatttggcTAGCCAATATGAAGAATACTATGACAATGAAAAAGGAAAAGATGAAATGATAGAAAGAATTGGAGAAGGAacagaaaataatgataatttttatggaaatataaattttgatGATGTTGCAACATCCAGtgatgatgataataatgaaataaaaaataaaataaatgaatttaacaattttaaaaatataggtATTTATGGTATTCCACCTGaagatattaaaattaataatgataaaattagTCCAAAACTATTCTACGAAATATTGGAAATCTTAAAACGTCGAAGAACACACATTGAAAAAATGACATCCCCTGAGaataatcatatatataaaaacatacaTAAATTTAACAACTTCCTAAATAAATGTGCtcaaaaaatagaaatatgTAGGAAGTTTTATTCTAAAATTACACAAAAGCTGAGTACTATGGGAACATTTTCTATGGTCAAGAAATCCGAGTCGATTTACAAGTTCATTCGAGA GTGGGACGACAAAATCGAGGCCCTAAATGAAGAGATCAAACTTATCGAGGtagagaaaaataataaagaaaaggAAATAGCGATACAGCAAAAGAAAATTgagaaaaaagaaaatgaaaaagaagaaaaaaaagaagaattGGGAATGATAGTTGCAGAAATGTATaagcataataataaacttaaaaaaatgtacaaGCGTGATGAAAAGATAATCCTATTAATCCTTTATAATTCTTggtttttttatcattacatatatattatatatttaaatgcaattaaattaaaaaattatttagcTTACAAAGTTAGTATTGGGGAAATGTGCCAAGTATCAGCAAATTATACAATAATGAACATAAATTCTTTTTCTGAATTGATTAACGAACACGATTATTAA
- a CDS encoding Ham1-like protein, putative → MAEIYLVTGNENKRNEFSQMMNDEIKVQFIDIDLVEIQSNDIVEINEGKAKAAYEILKKNNLETNKKIIIITDDTGLYMDCFNGFPGPYIKWMQKALGCKGIAEIALKLGKPKCQAVCVYSTYDGENVRSFKGATQGYIASPKGGDGFGWDKIFMPENLDKTFGEMRFEDKKNYSPRFKAFYKLKEFLFEKLKQNI, encoded by the exons atggcagaaatatatttggtGACAGGAAATGAAAACAAAAGGAACGAATTTTCTCAAATGATgaatgatgaaataaaagttCAATTCATCGATATAGATC TAGTTGAAATTCAATCAAACGACATTGTCGAAATAAATGAGGGGAAAGCAAAAGCTGcatatgaaatattaaaaaaaaataatttggaaacaaacaaaaaaataattatcataACTGATGATACAGGTCTATATATGGATTGCTTTAACGGATTCCCAGGACCTTATAT AAAATGGATGCAAAAGGCTTTAGGGTGTAAAGGAATTGCAGAAATAGCCCTTAAGCTCGGG AAACCTAAATGCCAAGCTGTTTGTGTTTATTCAACATATGATGGTGAAAATGTGAGATCATTCAAAGGGGCTACTCAA gGATATATTGCTAGTCCTAAAGGAGGCGATGGCTTTGGCTG ggataaaatttttatgcCCGAAAATTTGGATAAAACATTTGGTGAAATGAGGTTTGAAGATAAGAAAAATTACTCTCCTCGTTTTAAGGCATTTTACAAATTAAAG gaatttttatttgaaaaactAAAACAGAACATATAA
- a CDS encoding tetratricopeptide repeat protein, putative — translation MIDDLDPEELKEEGNIKWKNGEIDDANSLWRTALKECIKYSMRGFPTKKNRDMQMALRLNLSLYHFKKMEYADCINQCNIVLENIPELNDIMNYYADDKKYEHNDTANLINNEQAEAKYDIKRDTLTKIFLRRANSYLFLQDFDKCRENIMLIKKIDKENGEAICLEKKLKIEEIDYEKKQKELYRKMCDTTRKESIK, via the exons ATGATCGACGATTTAGACCCAGAGGAACTAAAAGAGGAGGGAAATATTAAGTGGAAAAAT ggTGAAATAGACGATGCTAATTCGTTATGGAGGACGGCACTAAAGGAatgcataaaatattcaatGAGAG GTTTTccgacaaaaaaaaacagagATATGCAAATGGCTCTTCGCCTGAACTTGTCACTATATCATTTCAAGAAAATGGAATACGCGGATTGCATCAACCAATGTAATATCGTTCTAGAAAATATCCCAGAATTAAATGATATCATGAATTATTATGCCGATGATAAAAAGTATGAACATAATGATACAGCCaatttgataaataatgaacaaGCCGAAGCTAAATATGATATTAAAAGGGATACccttacaaaaatatttcttagGAGAGCAAATTCCTATCTATTTTTGCAA GACTTTGATAAATGCagagaaaatataatgttaataaaaaaaattgacaAAGAAAATGGAGAAGCAATATGCttggaaaaaaaactgAAAATTGAAGAGATTGATTATgagaaaaaacaaaaagaattatatagaaaaatgtGTGACACAACTCGGAAAGAAAGCATAAAATGA
- a CDS encoding ATP-dependent RNA helicase DBP7, putative, with product MSKFKKINKFQKKTQKGSKFSKYIKNGMNKERKFVNKKIKANKSKINKFGKNNKKGYDNGENENIESGDDNEIEGTRENSGEDSEVNTNSVKILNSKVNDENKENENNINLINNKSDIFEGLFSDLKNILSESLLNTLEKNNFIKTTRIQKLSIPKIIKDNDVFLKSMTGSGKTLCYALPSVQKILNLKEEKNNIKITREMGTFILVLSPTRELAIQINNLFCILTKAYPYIVASCIIGGEKKKSEKNRIRKGISILTCTPGRLLDHLQNTKALKLRYLKTVILDEADKIIFLGTQDKIKMIYDLVKKIKHEEFKKVKDSHESLNIETENHELISETFQMVFISATLNNAIKNLANYCLTNKTLWLEVTNDKINTKLPGKDISISFESNINNKEDSYELPKQLKQHFILIDLKNKFLGLLYLLLECIKEKKKPVVFFSNYKSTEYFQILLKNLYWPTDVKKKNIEVNKILNNEIKPILNKEDEILLKKHLEKNVMNCYKESMENSLEGKKNKLQFSNLLNYKNINIDDIYIEDNQNNEYKNENNILYNINADVHKRVCIFGNVDIYILHGNLSKEDRLGNFDDFSKNKNSILLCTDIASRGINFNGLDVVIQYDSPQVLEEYIHKVGRTARLNNDGTSYLFLLPEEKDFITILKNKNIFVKTILGNEFINKLKKIYVPIFLKSVGGNILNFLVNHFISIVKADPSLLEKGVNAFLASINSYHSISKELRNIFNSKNLHLGHLAYAYLLDKTPKEISKYRKHQTYLSIKRQSTLNKKDKRFIQSSKFMKIKK from the coding sequence ATGAGCAAATttaaaaagataaataaatttcaaaaaaaaacacaaaagGGCAGTAAATTTTcaaagtatataaaaaatggaatgAATAAAGAAAGGAAATTCGtcaacaaaaaaataaaagcaaACAAAAGTAAGATAAACaaatttggaaaaaataataaaaagggATATGATAATGgggaaaatgaaaacattGAAAGTGGTGATGATAACGAAATTGAAGGAACTAGAGAAAATAGTGGTGAAGATTCAGAAGTTAATACTAATTCAGTTAAAATTCTGAACAGCAAGgtaaatgatgaaaataaagaaaatgaaaataatataaatttaataaataataaaagtgaTATATTTGAAGGTCTATTTtctgatttaaaaaatatattaagtGAAAGTTTGTTAAATacattagaaaaaaataatttcataAAAACAACTAGAATTCAAAAATTAAGTATACCTAAGATAATTAAAGACAAtgatgtttttttaaaatctaTGACTGGGTCAGGTAAAACCTTATGTTATGCCTTACCATCTGTtcagaaaatattaaatttgaaagaagaaaaaaataatataaaaataacaagaGAAATGGGaacatttatattagtTTTATCACCCACAAGAGAATTAGctatacaaataaataatttattttgtattttaacAAAAGCATATCCATATATAGTAGCTTCATGTATAATAGGaggtgaaaaaaaaaaatcagaAAAAAATCGAATAAGAAAAGGAATATCAATATTAACATGCACACCAGGAAGATTATTAGATCATTTACAAAACACTAAAGCATTGAAATTGAGATATTTAAAAACAGTAATTTTAGATGAAGcagataaaataatatttttgggTACACAagacaaaattaaaatgatatatgatttagttaaaaaaattaaacatgaagaatttaaaaaagtaaaagaTAGTCATGAATcattaaatatagaaaCAGAGAATCATGAACTCATATCTGAAACATTTCAAATGGTATTTATATCTGCTACATTAAATAatgcaataaaaaatttagcAAATTATTGCTTAActaataaaacattatgGTTAGAAGTTacaaatgataaaataaatacaaaattacCGGGTAAAGATATTTCTATAAGTTTTGAAtcgaatataaataataaagaagatAGTTATGAATTACCTAAACAATTAAAacaacattttattttgatcgatttaaaaaataaatttttaggtttattatatttacttttagaatgtataaaagaaaaaaaaaaacctgttgtatttttttcaaattacAAAAGTACagaatattttcaaatactattaaaaaatttatattggCCAACtgatgtaaaaaaaaaaaatattgaagttaataaaattttaaataatgaaataaaaccaatattaaataaagaagatgaaatattattaaaaaaacatttagaaaaaaatgttatgaATTGTTATAAAGAAAGTATGGAAAATTCTTTagaaggaaaaaaaaataaattacaaTTCTCAAacttattaaattataaaaatataaatatagatgatatatatattgaagATAATCAAAACAATGAAtacaaaaatgaaaataatatattatataacataAATGCAGATGTTCATAAAAGAGTGTGTATCTTTGGAAAtgtagatatatatatacttcaTGGAAATTTATCAAAAGAAGATAGATTAGGAAACTTTGACgatttttctaaaaataaaaactcGATTTTATTATGTACAGATATTGCATCAAGGGGAATCAATTTTAATGGTTTAGATGTAGTGATACAATATGATTCCCCACAAGTTTTAGaagaatatatacataaagtTGGTAGAACGGCACgattaaataatgatggaacatcttatttatttttgttgcctgaagaaaaagattttataacaattttaaaaaataaaaatatatttgtaaaaacaattttagggaatgaatttataaataaattaaaaaaaatatatgtacctatatttttaaaatcagTTGGAGGGAATATacttaattttttagttAATCATTTCATTTCAATAGTTAAAGCTGACCCTTCACTTTTAGAAAAAGGTGTAAATGCCTTTTTAGCATCTATTAATTCTTATCATTCAATTTCAAAAGAGTTacgaaatatatttaattccAAAAATTTGCATTTAGGACACCTtgcatatgcatatttattgGATAAAACTCCCAAAGAAATATCtaaatatagaaaacaTCAAACATATTTAAGTATAAAAAGGCAATCTACTTTAAATAAGAAAGATAAGAGATTTATTCAATCATCAAAATtcatgaaaataaagaaataa